The proteins below come from a single Limosilactobacillus reuteri genomic window:
- a CDS encoding propanediol/glycerol family dehydratase medium subunit: MADIDENLLRKIVKEVLNETNQIDTKINFDKENNSTATATEEVQQPNSKAVPEKKLDWFQPIGEAKPGYSKDEVVIAVGPAFATVLDKTETGIPHKEVLRQVIAGIEEEGLKARVVKVYRSSDVAFCAVQGDHLSGSGIAIGIQSKGTTVIHQKDQDPLGNLELFPQAPVLTPETFRAIGKNAAMYAKGESPEPVPAKNDQLARIHYQAISAIMHIRETHQVVVGKPEEEIKVTFD; this comes from the coding sequence ATGGCTGATATCGATGAAAATTTACTTCGTAAGATCGTTAAAGAAGTTTTAAACGAGACTAATCAAATTGATACTAAGATCAATTTTGACAAGGAAAATAATAGTACCGCAACTGCTACTGAAGAAGTTCAACAACCAAACAGCAAGGCAGTTCCTGAAAAGAAACTTGATTGGTTCCAACCAATTGGCGAAGCAAAACCAGGGTACTCAAAGGATGAAGTTGTAATCGCAGTTGGTCCTGCCTTTGCAACAGTTCTAGATAAAACAGAAACTGGGATTCCTCATAAAGAGGTACTTCGTCAAGTAATTGCCGGAATTGAAGAAGAGGGACTTAAAGCACGAGTAGTTAAAGTCTATCGTTCATCAGACGTTGCTTTCTGTGCTGTTCAGGGTGACCACTTATCTGGTTCAGGAATTGCAATTGGAATCCAATCTAAGGGAACAACTGTTATTCACCAAAAAGACCAGGATCCATTAGGAAACCTAGAATTATTCCCACAAGCTCCGGTTCTTACACCAGAAACTTTCCGGGCAATTGGTAAGAATGCAGCAATGTACGCTAAAGGTGAATCTCCAGAACCAGTTCCAGCTAAGAACGATCAACTTGCTCGTATTCACTACCAAGCTATTTCAGCAATTATGCATATTCGTGAAACTCACCAAGTTGTTGTTGGAAAGCCTGAAGAAGAAATCAAAGTTACGTTCGATTAA
- a CDS encoding propanediol/glycerol family dehydratase large subunit, with the protein MKRQKRFEELEKRPIHQDTFVKEWPEEGFVAMMGPNDPKPSVKVENGKIVEMDGKKLEDFDLIDLYIAKYGINIDNVEKVMNMDSTKIARMLVDPNVSRESIIEITSALTPAKAEEIISKLDFGEMIMAIKKMRPRRKPDNQCHVTNTVDNPVQIAADAADAALRGFPEQETTTAVARYAPFNAISILIGAQTGRPGVLTQCSVEEATELQLGMRGFTAYAETISVYGTDRVFTDGDDTPWSKGFLASCYASRGLKMRFTSGAGSEVLMGYPEGKSMLYLEARCILLTKASGVQGLQNGAVSCIEIPGAVPNGIREVLGENLLCMMCDIECASGCDQAYSHSDMRRTERFIGQFIAGTDYINSGYSSTPNYDNTFAGSNTDAMDYDDMYVMERDLGQYYGIHPVQEETIIKARNKAAKALQAVFEDLGLPKITDEEVEAATYANTHDDMPKRDMVADMKAAQDMMDRGITAVDIIKALYNHGFKDVAEAVLNLQKQKVVGDYLQTSSIFDKDWNITSAVNDGNDYQGPGTGYRLYEDKEEWDRIKDLPFALDPEHLEL; encoded by the coding sequence ATGAAGCGTCAAAAACGTTTTGAAGAACTAGAAAAGCGGCCAATTCATCAAGATACATTTGTTAAGGAATGGCCTGAAGAAGGTTTCGTTGCAATGATGGGTCCAAATGACCCGAAGCCAAGTGTAAAGGTTGAAAACGGTAAAATTGTCGAAATGGATGGCAAGAAGCTGGAAGACTTTGACTTAATTGACCTCTACATTGCTAAGTATGGAATTAATATTGATAACGTTGAAAAAGTTATGAATATGGATTCAACTAAAATTGCACGGATGTTGGTTGATCCAAATGTCTCACGTGAATCCATCATTGAAATTACTTCTGCACTAACTCCAGCGAAAGCCGAAGAAATCATTAGTAAGCTTGACTTTGGTGAAATGATTATGGCTATCAAGAAGATGCGTCCGCGTCGGAAGCCGGATAACCAATGTCACGTTACCAACACGGTTGATAACCCAGTTCAAATTGCTGCTGATGCTGCTGATGCTGCGCTTCGTGGTTTTCCAGAACAAGAAACTACTACTGCCGTTGCCCGTTATGCACCATTTAATGCTATTTCAATCTTAATTGGTGCTCAAACAGGTCGTCCTGGTGTATTAACACAATGTTCTGTTGAAGAAGCAACCGAATTGCAATTAGGAATGCGTGGCTTTACCGCTTATGCTGAAACTATTTCAGTTTATGGTACTGACCGGGTATTTACTGATGGTGATGATACACCATGGTCTAAAGGATTCCTTGCATCATGTTATGCATCGCGTGGTTTGAAGATGCGGTTTACTTCAGGTGCTGGTTCAGAAGTTTTGATGGGTTACCCAGAAGGTAAGTCAATGTTATATCTTGAAGCACGTTGTATTTTACTTACCAAGGCTTCAGGTGTTCAAGGACTTCAAAACGGTGCCGTAAGTTGTATTGAAATTCCAGGTGCTGTTCCTAACGGTATCCGTGAAGTTCTTGGTGAAAACCTATTATGTATGATGTGTGATATTGAATGTGCTTCTGGTTGTGACCAAGCATACTCACACTCAGATATGCGGCGTACTGAACGGTTTATTGGTCAATTTATTGCCGGTACTGATTACATTAATTCTGGTTACTCATCAACTCCTAACTACGATAACACCTTTGCTGGTTCAAACACCGATGCAATGGACTACGATGACATGTATGTTATGGAACGTGACTTAGGTCAATACTATGGTATTCACCCAGTTCAAGAAGAAACAATTATTAAGGCTCGTAACAAGGCTGCTAAGGCATTACAAGCTGTATTTGAAGATCTTGGACTACCTAAGATTACTGATGAAGAAGTTGAAGCTGCTACATATGCTAACACTCATGATGACATGCCAAAACGTGACATGGTTGCAGATATGAAAGCTGCTCAAGATATGATGGATCGTGGCATTACTGCTGTTGATATTATTAAGGCTCTTTATAACCATGGATTTAAGGATGTTGCTGAAGCTGTATTGAACCTTCAAAAGCAAAAGGTTGTCGGTGATTACCTTCAAACTTCATCAATCTTTGACAAGGATTGGAATATCACTTCTGCCGTAAATGACGGGAATGACTACCAAGGTCCAGGTACTGGATACCGTCTATATGAAGACAAGGAAGAATGGGATCGAATCAAAGATCTTCCATTCGCACTTGATCCAGAACACTTGGAACTATAG
- the pduB gene encoding propanediol utilization microcompartment protein PduB codes for MNDFLNSTSTVPEFVGASEIGDTIGMVIPRVDQQLLDKLHVTKQYKTLGILSDRTGAGPQIMAMDEGIKATNMECIDVEWPRDTKGGGGHGCLIIIGGDDPADARQAIRVALDNLHRTFGDVYNAKAGHLELQFTARAAGAAHLGLGAVEGKAFGLICGCPSGIGVVMGDKALKTAGVEPLNFTSPSHGTSFSNEGCLTITGDSGAVRQAVMAGREVGLKLLSQFGEEPVNDFPSYIK; via the coding sequence ATGAATGACTTTCTAAATTCTACTAGCACAGTTCCCGAATTTGTCGGTGCTAGTGAAATTGGTGACACTATCGGAATGGTGATTCCACGTGTTGACCAACAATTACTAGATAAATTGCATGTTACAAAACAATATAAGACACTAGGAATTTTGAGCGATCGTACTGGTGCTGGTCCGCAAATCATGGCAATGGATGAAGGTATCAAGGCTACTAATATGGAATGTATTGATGTTGAATGGCCACGTGATACCAAAGGCGGCGGTGGTCACGGATGTTTAATCATCATTGGTGGTGACGATCCAGCTGATGCACGTCAAGCAATTCGTGTTGCTCTTGATAATCTTCATCGAACATTTGGTGATGTTTATAATGCCAAAGCCGGGCACCTTGAACTACAATTCACGGCACGGGCAGCTGGTGCAGCTCACCTCGGATTAGGCGCAGTTGAAGGGAAAGCCTTTGGATTAATTTGTGGTTGTCCTTCAGGTATTGGTGTTGTTATGGGAGATAAAGCACTAAAGACTGCTGGTGTTGAACCATTAAACTTTACTTCTCCTAGTCACGGAACAAGCTTTTCTAATGAGGGATGCTTGACCATTACAGGTGATTCAGGTGCCGTTCGTCAAGCTGTTATGGCTGGACGAGAAGTTGGATTAAAGTTGTTGTCACAGTTTGGTGAAGAACCAGTTAATGATTTCCCATCATACATTAAGTAG
- a CDS encoding BMC domain-containing protein: MGQEALGLIETKGLVASIEAADAMVKAANVKLIGQEKIGHGLVTVMVRGDVGAVKASVDAGVQAAENIGEVVSNYVIPRPQSEVEKLLPNKE; this comes from the coding sequence ATGGGACAAGAAGCACTTGGTTTAATTGAAACTAAAGGACTTGTAGCATCAATTGAAGCTGCCGATGCAATGGTTAAGGCAGCTAATGTTAAATTGATCGGTCAAGAAAAAATTGGTCACGGATTAGTAACTGTTATGGTTCGTGGTGATGTTGGTGCTGTTAAAGCATCAGTTGACGCTGGTGTTCAGGCTGCTGAAAATATTGGGGAAGTTGTTTCTAACTACGTAATTCCACGTCCTCAATCTGAAGTTGAAAAGCTCTTACCAAATAAAGAATAA
- a CDS encoding helix-turn-helix domain-containing protein encodes MYEYSSKFLNDIQRVTKTFQDLTKNNIVFTSVTGTVVDCNTLLFDSNVSLDHLRKLGFKNYFLFPLAVNCSLSGFFILDASHIDVDFIKLCGKYIETSLKEIISDKSNQIIILDPIEASKASSLAQSLNSILSISEAPTGAGVYPLPSNFTVNGNNAGDSSPSDIEKNIMMALKYINSNLEKSLTLENVSQKIYLSPSYLSRIFKNYFNDNFINYINLQKIALAQEKLIFTNTPINKLAHSVGFSQTSYFTKIFKQKVGMTPSKYRKYNSAIKKIYTIPRNLEWRSNKSVYEISKDFFNKNEISFKARDLNGYPYIYSINDLSDVRNKAGWVYTVDCSQPIIPASEINVFDRSVIQWIYTEKII; translated from the coding sequence ATGTACGAATATTCATCAAAGTTTCTTAACGACATCCAAAGAGTTACTAAAACTTTTCAAGATCTCACTAAGAATAATATTGTTTTCACAAGTGTGACTGGCACTGTTGTAGATTGTAATACGCTTCTTTTTGATTCAAATGTATCCCTAGATCATTTAAGGAAACTAGGATTCAAAAACTACTTTCTTTTTCCACTGGCTGTTAATTGTTCTTTGAGCGGATTTTTTATTCTTGATGCCTCACATATTGATGTTGACTTTATTAAATTGTGTGGAAAATATATCGAAACATCACTCAAAGAAATCATTAGTGATAAATCCAATCAAATTATTATCTTAGATCCAATTGAGGCTTCCAAAGCTTCCTCACTGGCTCAATCCCTTAACAGCATTTTAAGTATTTCTGAGGCTCCAACTGGTGCTGGCGTCTATCCGCTTCCTTCGAATTTCACAGTCAATGGTAATAATGCAGGGGATTCGTCACCATCTGATATTGAAAAAAATATCATGATGGCATTAAAATATATCAACTCTAATCTTGAAAAATCATTAACCCTTGAAAACGTTTCTCAAAAAATATACTTATCTCCTTCATACTTAAGCCGAATCTTTAAGAACTACTTTAATGACAACTTCATCAATTACATCAATTTGCAAAAAATTGCTCTTGCACAAGAAAAGCTTATTTTTACAAATACGCCAATAAACAAATTAGCTCATTCGGTCGGGTTCTCACAAACAAGTTACTTTACCAAGATTTTTAAACAGAAAGTCGGGATGACGCCTTCAAAATATCGTAAATATAATTCTGCAATTAAGAAAATTTATACCATTCCGCGAAATCTTGAATGGCGATCTAATAAATCCGTTTATGAAATCTCAAAAGACTTTTTTAATAAGAACGAAATCTCATTTAAGGCACGTGATTTAAATGGATATCCTTATATCTATTCAATCAATGATTTAAGCGATGTCCGTAATAAAGCTGGTTGGGTTTATACAGTAGATTGCTCACAACCAATTATCCCCGCAAGCGAAATAAACGTTTTTGACCGTTCAGTAATACAATGGATTTATACTGAAAAAATCATTTAA
- the eutJ gene encoding ethanolamine utilization protein EutJ, which produces MEKEILKNSNEQLKKFATIVNGDKPMRKVKPEEKLKTGVDLGTSSIVLTVLDSKNRIVYGAYEYDHAVQDGIVVNFMESVNILRRLKEKAEKVLGCELKTACGAIPPKTGEKSAKVVANVIEETGMICTGIEDEPTAAAKFLRLVNGTVVDIGGGTTGISVFKNNKLIHVIDEATGGFHMTLVLGGRYKIKNDEAEQLKRDKDKEPEVYAVIKPVVEKMAAIVQNMGAEVIDPVIVVGGATNFTEFTTTFSKTLKRKVYKPLYPQFVTPLGIAMFDD; this is translated from the coding sequence ATGGAAAAAGAAATATTAAAGAATAGTAATGAACAATTAAAAAAATTTGCAACGATTGTTAATGGTGATAAGCCCATGCGCAAAGTTAAGCCTGAAGAAAAGCTGAAGACAGGAGTAGACTTAGGAACTTCTTCAATTGTTTTAACGGTCCTTGATTCTAAAAATAGAATTGTGTATGGAGCATATGAATATGACCATGCGGTTCAAGACGGGATCGTAGTTAACTTTATGGAATCAGTTAATATTTTAAGGCGCCTAAAGGAAAAGGCTGAGAAAGTGCTGGGATGTGAACTTAAGACAGCCTGTGGTGCAATTCCTCCGAAGACTGGTGAAAAAAGTGCTAAGGTGGTTGCCAATGTTATTGAAGAAACAGGGATGATCTGTACAGGCATTGAAGATGAACCAACAGCGGCAGCCAAGTTTCTACGATTAGTTAATGGTACGGTCGTTGATATTGGTGGTGGAACCACTGGAATTAGTGTTTTTAAGAATAATAAGCTCATTCATGTTATTGATGAAGCAACGGGCGGTTTTCACATGACGCTTGTCTTGGGCGGACGCTATAAGATTAAGAATGACGAAGCAGAACAACTAAAGCGTGACAAAGATAAAGAACCCGAAGTGTATGCCGTTATTAAACCAGTTGTTGAAAAGATGGCAGCAATTGTTCAAAACATGGGTGCAGAAGTTATCGACCCAGTAATCGTTGTGGGTGGTGCCACTAATTTTACGGAATTTACAACCACATTTAGTAAGACTTTAAAACGTAAAGTTTATAAGCCGCTTTATCCACAATTTGTAACGCCATTGGGTATTGCAATGTTTGATGATTAA
- a CDS encoding MIP/aquaporin family protein — MHGFIGEFFGTMVLILLGAGCCAGNSLNKTYGKQSGWWFICISWGLAVTTGVYVAGFLGSLGHLNPAVTIPFAIFGLFPWSNVIPYLLGQFLGAFVGAVLVIIQFYPQFKATPNEEEGNNVGIFATRPAINSPIFNFFSEVIATFAFIFILLNLGNFTQGLKPFIVGMVIAVVGTCLGTTTGFALNPARDWSPRLAYTILPVPNKGAAEWWYAWVPMCGPIVGGLLACALQTALV, encoded by the coding sequence ATGCATGGATTTATTGGCGAATTTTTTGGCACCATGGTTTTAATCCTATTAGGAGCAGGATGTTGTGCTGGTAATAGTTTGAATAAAACATATGGGAAACAAAGTGGTTGGTGGTTTATCTGTATTTCATGGGGCTTAGCAGTTACAACGGGAGTTTATGTTGCAGGATTTCTGGGTTCATTAGGGCACTTAAATCCCGCTGTAACAATTCCTTTTGCTATTTTTGGCTTATTCCCATGGAGTAACGTTATACCTTACTTACTTGGTCAATTTCTTGGTGCGTTTGTTGGTGCAGTATTAGTAATTATTCAATTCTATCCACAATTTAAAGCAACCCCAAATGAAGAGGAAGGAAATAATGTTGGTATTTTTGCTACTCGTCCAGCGATAAATAGTCCAATTTTTAACTTTTTCTCAGAAGTGATTGCGACCTTTGCATTTATTTTCATCTTATTAAATCTTGGTAACTTTACACAGGGATTGAAGCCATTTATCGTAGGAATGGTTATTGCTGTTGTTGGTACATGTCTTGGTACGACAACAGGTTTTGCCTTAAACCCGGCTCGTGATTGGTCACCACGTTTGGCATATACTATTTTGCCGGTTCCAAATAAAGGAGCTGCAGAATGGTGGTATGCTTGGGTTCCAATGTGTGGTCCAATTGTTGGGGGCCTTCTTGCATGTGCTTTACAAACAGCGCTTGTTTAA